The DNA window GTTTTCCGTGGTCGTTGAAAAAGACCAGGATGGATACACCGCCTTCTGCCCTCAACTGCAGGGTTGTTATACTCAGGGGGACACTTATGAGGAAGTTCTCGGAAGTATAAAAGACGCGATCCGGCTTCATGTGGAAGACAGGAAGGCCGAA is part of the Nitrospinota bacterium genome and encodes:
- a CDS encoding type II toxin-antitoxin system HicB family antitoxin; amino-acid sequence: MKNYRFSVVVEKDQDGYTAFCPQLQGCYTQGDTYEEVLGSIKDAIRLHVEDRKAEGEDIPQPESVSLTSLELAL